The window agaatcacccggtgcgtcgatgtccccgcttccttcagatgacggtgccagagagggtggcatacataaagaaaaagtccctttgtctgaactgtttcgcaagaggacatcaagtaaaagattGTCCGAGTCAGCACAATTGCTTCACGTGCAAGGGGCGTCACAATACGCTCTTGCACAAGGACGCCCGACCGGAGAATAATCCAACGTCGGTCCCAGCTCAGCCCAGTTCGCACAATATTGTCCGGACTTACTTTACCTCTGAGGCAAGGTCCTCACGAGATAAGTTGCTAGGTACAGCGATCGTGGACTTTTGGCACAAGGGCACTACTTATGCTTCACGGGCGCTATTAGACCCGGCTTCTGAAGCCAATTTCATATCCGAAAGAATGTTCCGACTCATGAagttaccattccaaactGTCAGGGCCGAAGTGACAGGCATTAACGGAAAGGTCAATAGAACCTTGAAGGTCTGTCACATAAGCATTCGGTCATCGCATGGACCTCCAGTCCAGATCGAGATAGAAGCGTTTGTCTTGTCCCAAGTTGCTGATGATTTGCCGTCATGTACGATAGCCCAAGCCACACTGGAAGGAATGCCCAATATTCCTCTAGCCGACCCCTCCTTCAGATTAAAGGCAAAGATCGATCTACTCCTTGGCATTGATGTAATACCAGCGGTGACTCTTTCCGGCATCCAGACCGAAGTGTGCGGATCTTTAATGGCTCAAGAGACGAGATTCGGTTGGGTCATTTCAGGCCCGTTGCAAGGGGTCCCCGTCAGTTCATGTGCCGCGTTCACCACGAGGGTCGCAGTTAGCAGAGAGGAGGGACTTGAAACTCTTCTCACaaggttttgggaggtggaggatCTACCGGGCAAACCGGTAGAAGATTCTGACTCTGTTTGCGAGGTCAATTTCCAGAAGACCACAAGAAGAGATGTTGCGGGGAGATATACGGTCTCACTTCCGTTTCGAGATCCAACCAACATCAACCTTGGTCATTCCAGACCAGGGGCATTGGCTCAGTTCCTAAAAAACGAAAGCCGACTCCTTAAAAAtattccggcaaaaactgagtatgacGCCGTCATCCAAGAATATTTGGACTTGGGCCACATGCGTCAGGTTCCATTTGACGGcactaataacaatttttatttgccacaccatgcgGTTTTCAAGCCCGACAGCACCACAACAAAGGTACGGGTAGTTTTTAACGCCTCTAGCAAGTCCACCAACGGAGTAAGTCTCAACGACATACTTTACCCTGGTCCGGTACTTCAGTCCGATCTCACTACTCAGATTCTCAAGTGGCGTTTTTTCCGAGtagttttcaatgccgacatcacaaaaatgtaccgcCAAATTATGGTCGATCAAATCCACACGCCATTTCAGAGGATCCTGTTCCGAAATAAAGAGGGGCAACTTGGTGATTACGAGCTGAATACCGTCACGTTTGGCATTAACTGTGCTCCGTTCTTAGCCATCCGAGTACTTCAGCAACTCGCAAGTGATGTACAATCCAAATTTCCTTTGGCTAGCGATATTATCAAgtcctatatgtatgtcgatgatgtcCTGGCAGGGGCTCATAATGAAACAACGGCAATCGCAATGGTCAATGAACTTCAAGACGCTCTTGGTTCAGCTGGCTTTCCCTTGCGCAAGTGGACATCGAATGTGAAGAGCGTGCTCAGTTGTATTCCAAAGAGTCATTTACTGAATGCTGATTTCCTCGACATCGAAGAGGCCAGCACAGCGAAAACACTGGGAATCCGATGGAAAGCGACTacggatgagttttattttgtcatctcaccccaagatgtcaagtcagcttatactaagcgagaagtcctcgggcagatcgccaagctattcgatcccgctggctggctggctccctttgtgattcaagccaaggtgtttatgcaagagctCTGGTTACAAGAGCTAGGGTGGGATGATCAATTGCCCAGTGAACTCCATCACAGGTGGCAGGATTTTACAAAGAGCTACTCCTTCCTTGACCAGATCCGAATTCCACGATGGGTTCTTCATGACCCAAATTCCGACAtccaattccattgtttttgcgATGCGTCACAGCGGGCTTATGGTGCCGCAATTTACGTGCGCGTTAGCAATGACCAAGGCATATCATGCTGCCTTCTTGCAGCGAAATCTAGAGTCGCCCCGGTTAAAACGGTTTCATTGCCCCGCCTTGAATTATGCGGAGCTACACTTTTAGCGGAACTGGCAGCTGCAGTTCTTCCGCAACTTCCAGTTGATAATGCGGAggctttttattggtcagATTCCACCGTCGTACTGTCGTGGTTAAATAAGCCACCCTGCACATGGACAACGTTTGTCGCAAATCGGGTAGCAAAGATTGTGACGGCAACAAATGACGCCCCATGGAATCACGTTCGTTCAGAGGACAACCCAGCAGATCTCCCTAGCCGCGGCCTGAGTGCGCAGGAATTGGTACACAAGGATTTGTGGTGGCACGGCCCACCATGGCTACGGGAACCACAAGAGTCCTGGCAGCGAGCGACACCACTCCCACTAGACACTGCCTTGGAGAAGCGGGTAGTGAAGGTCCACGTCGCGATCGCTAAGCCAGCCAACGAGATATTATCTCGTTTTTCCAATCTGGCACGTGCCTTACGAGTGATAGCATATGTGATCCGTTTCGGCAGAAGGTGTCGTAAACTGCCAAACGATTACTCCGGGGAGGTGACCTCTAGCGAGATCAATCAAGTACTCCAGGCGTTGATCCGAGTCACTCAGCGTGATTACTTTCCGACGGAACATCGGTGTCTACAGCAGAAGAAATCTCTGCCCACGTCTAGCACCATTCTCAATTTGAATCCTTTCATTGACGCATCAGGTGTGATCCGAGCATGTGGGCGCGTGCAACAAGCAGCGGCCCTTAGTTACGATGAGCGTAACCCCATTCTGTTGCCAGTAGTAAGTCCGTTGTCCCGGCTGTTGGTGCTTTTCACGCATCAGATCTCTCTCCATGGGGGCAGCCAACTGGTAGTCCGTCTCATCCGACAGAGATACTGGATTCCAAGACTGCGGAATCTAGTAAAATCGGTGGTCAATTCATGCAAAGTCTGTGTGATTTATAAAAGAAGGCTGCAATCACAGCTAATGGGCACCCTTCCGGCCCAGCGAACTACTTTCGCACGTCCTTTCACGACCACCGGTATAGATTTTGCAGGTCCTTTCGACATCAAGAGTTTCACCGGCCGCGCTTGCCGCATATCAaagggatatgtgtgtgtctttgtttgcttttccaccAAAGCCATTCACCTTGAGGCAACTTCGGATTTGAGTACCGAAGCATTTCTGGCAGCATTCGCTCGCTTTGTATCGAGGCGAGGGTGTCCCCAGCAAGTGCAGTCCGACAACGGGAAAAACTTCGTAGGTGCATCCAGAGTgcttgaaaaagatttcctaaATGCTACCCAGCAGAAAATATTATCCCACTACAGCCATCAGAATCTGTCCTGGCATTTCATCCCTCCCGGGGCACCACACATGGGAGGGttgtgggaggctggagttaagagttttaaaactctgttcTACAAGGCCACTTCCAACCAAAGGTATACTTTTGAAGAGTTCTCTACGCTGCTGGCTAAGGTAGAGGCGTGTTTGAACTCGCGGCCGATTTCTCCTATGTCTGAAGACCCCACCGACTCTTTAGCTTTGACCCCAGGCCATTTCCTAGTTGGCGGTCCATTGCTATCCGTGACGGAACCTGAAATCAAGGATCAGGTACCGTCTATCATTAACCGGTGGCAGCGTCTGAAGGCCGTGAGTCAGCATTTCTGCACCCGATGGAAAGACGAGTATCTGAAGGAGCTACATAAGCGCAATAAGTGGCGATTCCCTtctaaaaatcttgaagtgggcgatctGGTGGTACTCAAAGACGACAATCTTCCATTTAATGAATGGCGTCTCGGGCGAATCCACCAGACACACCCTGGCAGTGACGGCAATGTCCGCGTCGTCGAACTGCTTACCGCTCGCGGTATTGTGAAGCGTCCCGTCGCAAAGTTGATCTTTCTTCCTCCAgaagaaagaattcaaacCCATTACGTAAAACTACAGTAGCGTCCAGCACTTGGTCCTTCCTCCCAAGGAAGAAGGGCCGAGCTGCCAGTAGTAATATGTGTTTTATCGTCCTACATTAATCCGCTTTCTTCATTATTTGTCCCGGCAGCTTCCTGATATTCGTCAACCTAGATCCCGTTTCCATGGCTCCGAGACCGCGTTCAGTACAGGCATCGAAAGAGGAGCGCAGATGTTCGCGAGGAACTGAGTCCTTCCGTTGCCGAGTCTGTCGCGGAATCCATCCTCTGAAGCGATGCCGTCGCTTCCTGCGGCTGAACGTGGAGAAGAGGATGAGGGCAGTGCTGGCGAATAAGTACTGCGCCAATTGCCTGGCCCACCAACATTCCGGAGGAAGCTGCTTAAGCGGTGATAAGTGCCGAATCTGTGAGGAGGATCACCACACGCTGCTTCACTTCCATGAACAGCCACGTCGACGCACTCCAAGCTCCGTCGTACGCCGAGTCACCCCCGAGTCCTCCAGACGAAGGGTCGCGCCAACGCCAGCCTCCGATCCGAAACTGACCTTGACCACACTGCTGCAGCACCGCAATCCGCATCTGATGCCCACGGCGATGGTGCGCATTGAGACGGAGGGAAAAACCTTCGACGTGAAGGCCCTGGTGGACCCTTGTTCTGCGGTATCGTCGATGGCGACGTCATTGGCCACGGCCTTCAAGTTGACAGCCGTCAATATAGGGGCAGAGAAAGCGGTGGCAGCAGTGATCCGGTCCCCAATCAGTGAAGGATGGCGATTGGAGGCGATCCTGAAGGTGGTCGATGGCTTGTGCTGCCGCACTCCAAGCGCTCCGGTGGACCCACAGATCGCCAAAAAGTTTGAGGGCATCGTCCTGGCGGATGAGACGTTCTACCGACCGTCGTCAGTGTCTCTGGTCCTGGGCGCGGATGTGATCACGGAGGTCATGCTAGAAGGGAGTCTACCTGGGGTTGGCGGGCGGCCGATTGCGATGCGCACAGTTTTTGGCTGGACCCTGTCCGGAGCGTGCCATTAAACTGCCTGGGTCTTGCACTCCTGCAAGGGGGGGAgcatgtttatgcccaaccgggcaacacaagggttaaaggaggcggaagctttcacctcgcgccgctctcccgatggtgcccatcgctctccccacgaaagaactccccacacttcgctccaagcggggcttggtgccctgctcttaattaagctagttttagtgtcaaacttacaagtgaataaaaaagaacattGAAGTGAGATTGCTGCAGTGCCCAATTTCTTGAAGGAAGACattttaaggaaaaaattcatttagctgcctaCTTAGGAAATTCAACCCCCCTACGAATACATACTTTTTAAAATTGTGAATGCATCgcaattgaaaaatgttttgttaacCATTACATCTGCATCaaaaatgtaaagaaaaaCTATGAGAAAACTGAATACATTTCAATATATTAAGTATTGAAGCAAAAAACTTTGAAATCGGCTTATTTGGACCTTTCTATCATTTCTATGTTCCTGCAAATTCTAGTCCATAAATattctacatatgtatgtatgtatatatttttagatatCTCTCTGGTTTTTAGTCtatcaaaattttcaaattgtttataataatATTGCTGCTATATCCCTATGGACATGGAAAATTGAAAAGCAAACCGCAAAATGTTGGTAAACAACCTGAACTTTACGCCCCCAAAAACACATGAATGGGCAGTGATGGAGGGCtgggaaaaaataaacatacatatactgcAAATAATAGGCCACAAACACAACTATtgtgagaaagagagggagagatagagagcgagagagagagagaaagatagactgacacagagagagaataTGGGAGAAAAAGCGCCTCTTGTTTTGTTGGAGAAcgcaataattattttaaattgcaagcaaaaatatttacgcatTCGTAATTGGCAGTCCAGTGGCAgcacattttcatttaatttcgaCCGCCCCACCCACCCCACGCCTACTTTTCCTTCTGTTTGCCATTTTcctacaatttttattttccattcggttgttgttgttatttttctgCCCCCATGCCACGCCTCCATTGTCTGGCCGCATTAGCACTTGGACCAGTGAAcccagcaaaaacaaaaacaacaaattttttactTCCTGTACACGGAACTTAATGAAAgtaaggcaaaaaaaaaacacaaatacaaaaaatattaacaaaagaaaaggcGACGAGAAAATTTTTTTGCAGACAAGGGCTTATAGTGAGGGGTAGGATGTGGGTTGGTCGCAGGTGTAGAGCTTAAACTTGGGGGATTTCTTGATGACGCATTTAACAGCTTGGAAGTAATAGACCctaacaaacaaaccaaacaaaaaagcCCACCTCGTCCCCTTctaacacaacaaaaaaaaaaaacaagtgaagaaagaaaaacggaAAACTCAAGTCTGGAAATTGTTAACTGAGAGAACTAAGCAAAGTGAGTTTCTATGGAACACTTCTTTTTCAAGCTAGGTTAACTATGGATCACCTGGAGCGTAAGATATGCGACTTTAACAAGAGTTAATAGGAAAAGAAGTTGAGAATTGTTTGGAACAAACATGAAATGGATAATGCCATGATGCTTGATGAACAAATCTTGGCCAAagtaatattttatttttaatgagCTTAGAAAAAGATGCCATAATAGAAATCTTACTGTACCATATCATAACGAAATAGGTAAAAAATACAGTACTTTAGTTGATTTTTAAGTTTAGTTCACCTCATCATTATCATGCTATGTTATCATTTTTTACTTTGCATATAGAAAATTTGCTTTGTTAAGGCAAATGTCATTCGATTTCTCCGCATCAACACCTTAATTCCTGGTTGTCCGAATGTAATACCTCAGGTAATTTCCTCTAACTCCATTGAACTACAGTTGTCTTGGTTGTGTCATTTGGCTTTCATTTGGAACTTTTTTTATTGGATTTAATATTCTTTGTCCGTCATTGAACACATTTTTAcaagtctttttttttcgttgccAGCTTTCAGTTGGCATATCGCATTGGGCTACATTTTTTCACCATTTCTCATTGTTTTCTCTACATTTCATCTCATACTTTGCTTCTATagaatatttttcattattatatttcaacgaattttccttttttttttttttaatatttccctGTTGAATGCAATTGGATGCTATGAACGTACGGTGGTATGTTTGTTTGTCACTTCTCATCCTCAGACAGTTCCCCTTTTGCAATATGATTCagatttcatttcaattctCGACGGTTTCATATtttctctttggttttttttttttcatttttattatgaTTTTGTCGCCTCTTTCCGTCTGACACTTTAGGCAAAATGGCTGCCTGCAATGACTTGTCCTACGAGTACGCTTTGTCTGCATTTCCGGCagctttaatttcattttatatttcGCTTTTACTCATTGTCAGTGTTCGCTTTGGTATTATAAAGTTGTAAAAGAGATGCTCATAAATCCCCGGCTTTATGTGCTGACTCGCAggacttttttattaaaaaataagtcattgcatacttttgagTGCTGAACTTGAAAATGCTCCCCTCATTTGTTCTGTGCCTTCATTTTAAGTTGCACTATAATTTTAACATCGTGAAAAGAGCAATTGGGCAAAACGTAATGGGGAATACGGTGCGTGGGTGGCAATGCCGGGGCAATTCATACGGGCGACTTCCGTTTCCGGTCTCAGCTAGcttgatttttgatttttgactgctgctgctgctcttacAGCTACTGGTATTGGCACACAACCAAGTGACGTGAGCAAGTTAGTCATACACGTTAAACAAAAGTCCCTTAGTTGGGCctgtttaaaaatttcaatcacGTCCCGCATATCCTTCACTAGACACGCATTTCAATGGCCAACTCTGAGGCAAGCTTTTTAGCTGTaaatgggtgtgtgtgtgtgtgggagtgtGTCCATATgagtatgtgtgagtgtgacaTTCGCGTGACAACCCACATACGAGCTGAATGTAAACACATTGAGTCTAGAATAAAGACGAGGTTCAATAGAAAACTATTGAAAACCTGATTCTCTTTATAGTTCAAAGGAACaagaatttttttaaatgttatttggttatataattttaaacttCTTTGACCTTGACGCTTGATATTTTTGAAGATTTCAGTGGGAGTTAcatatttacaatttgttaaaaattcaaaagttacaaaacagaaatacatatgtatgtatcattAGTATGAATTatacataaaaatattaagaatTTTCTATCATAAGTAgtagaaaaatgttaaatctTTCCAgcataaaaaagaatttaaaaatgaaaaagtcCTTGAAACTCTTTTCTAGATAAGAAACTATTTTCTTTAAGGAGAGCCACTCTGAAAGTAAGAAAATCTGAAATTGGTTTCGctatttttctataaatcaCACAGCAGATCTATTTTTGTAGGTACATTATGTCTAATGGCTTTTTTATGACACTCTTTGAACTCATCTCGtggttttctttcatttttctaaCATTTTGGTGCGACTCTTGTCTCGCCGGCTGTGGCTTATTatattttgtacatttttatttagcctccttgtattttttttggcacaaCCAAAGAGAACCGAGTCCATGACCCGTGACTGGGGAGAGCCAAGATTTTTCAGCGCAAAGCTTTAGACACcaagacacacatacacacacaccgcACACAGATGCACAGTAGCCTCACTTGTTGTTGGGGCACGCACACATTGCATGCGGCGGCTGCCGGAAATACCAAGCACAAACGTCCAACATGGAGAgaggagcaacagcaacagcaacagccagAACAGGAATCAACTGTTGgcatgttgatgttgatgctcCTAAACTCGAACCGCTCACCAACGGTTCTTGCCACTTACCCATCCACCCGCTCTGCTGACATTTTTGCCAGCGTAATCACGATTAAACTGTCAACGGCATACTAattagatttttatttttattgcgCCATGACAACGCCGCGTGACGCCGTCGCCCCGACGACGACATTGAGTCCTGTGTCCTGTCCCATGTCCTGCTTAGCCACTCACTCACACTCTTTAGCTCTAGCCGCCTGGCTCCTGGCATACCACAATCTTCCTTACCCCATCAGCCCCCCCATCCCCCTCCACATGTATTGTCGCGCGCGTGCCTTGCATGACCAAGTGACATTGGGATGGATATCCAGGAAGCCAGGACTCCAGCCTCTTCTATCCTAGCCAGACACTTTGCGGCGCCTGCTACTTTGTGATTTATGTCTTATcatatttatgaaaattattgttattgaTGGTATTCAATATTAAGAGAGCACCAGATACCGAACAGAaccaaagtaaaaaaaaaagaacaccaaaaaaaaggccaattgattgattgaaaTATGGAAAATTGAGTGGAACAACCCAAAGGAGGAGAAGCAATTCCgtaattgatttaaaatgtgAGGTTAAAATGCTGATAAAAATTTCACAGaaactttattatttaagtgaagaatacaaaaattaactatttatttatacttttcaatattattacaAAAAACTGTACCTATTATTTCACTTTAAGGAAAGTTCAAACAGGATGACGAAATCTAATGGAATTGGTAATCAAATCACCCTCAGTATCGTTGGTTAAGTATGTAAGTTTTATGGGGACCATTTGTACTAGTTTAAAGTTAACAAAGAAGTTATTTATTCAAACAGAAAGCTAAATTATGAAATGCATTGTGTGGGGTGGTCAATGAATATAAAGATGATTTCCTAGTAAGTAGCAACCTTACCAGCTATGAAATGGTACCCAGTACCAAAGATTTGTTCCATCGTATTAAAGCATTTAATAATATAATCTCATTATACACAAATTTTGTACTGAAATCCTAGTTGGAACAACAAGGTTTTTGAGATAACCtaactatacatatatgatacAATCTTTCACTAAGATTCACAGGTTGTCAGGTTAAGGAGATGGAAGATTTGATAATGGATATTTTATTATGAGAAATACACGAACATATTTTTTAAGCAGTTAAATCAAAGCTATGTATATCTTGTCATTTCCAAAGAAAAGCTAACTAaacaagtttatttaaatgctcattttaagaaaatcacttaaagaatttttatatttttggcaCGTTAAGCTGTTGTTCTATTTGAGTGAAATCAAACCAAGTACATTCACATcttgtttgtgtatttataaGATTACTTACAATCATTTTAAAAGTTAACCATAATTTGCTTTCTTCGTTCATTTTTTAGTTTGTGTACTTGTTTTTGTCAATTTGTTGGCTTAATCTTGCACTTTTGTCTCGTTACCACAATCATTTTTGCttctgttattgttttttccttAATAATACTATTTTGCGGTTTTCagtttctatatacatacaatatatgtatctgATTGCAATTTCTGTAGTATTGAGTGAAATGCAAACCCTTAACCTTTCCACTTCTTTAACCGCATCATAATTGAACCACAAATGATGTAGGGAgttaaatgtgtgtgtgtgtaacaaTTCTATCTGTCACATTTATGTGCAAcataaatttaactttaataGTTAATTATAATTGCCTCAGTAGTAGAATTTAAGCTGCCAGCTTAAACACAAATTTAACATGAAGAAAcgaattaaattaataaggAATGATTTGggcaaattaaaaaattaacacTTACCTGGCAAAGCTGTTAGATAGACAAGAACAAAGATGAAAATTCGCCAAATATTAAACATTTCCAGTGGCATTTGCAACACGTTAACGTTGACGTTCAATTATTTATGAGTTGAATGGACAATGTCGATTTCGTTAGCACTGAAACCACAGAAAtcaatttttctgtttttcgcATTTAGCCAATTTGGTTGGTTGGACAATTTCCttatttctctctcttctcTATGTGTTTTGTGGTTAgatttaatgcatttttcagTTGTAttgtttgtctttttttatggttttctgttttctgtcgttgttgtcgttgttgcttTCGTACAATTAGTAGTCACAGTGactcacatatgtatgtgccgTAGGGTTAACATTCGATTTTGCTGGGttatttgcatttttcatATCCCTTTTGGCTTTTTTGCATATTCATTTCCGGCATTGCActatttttccacttttgttGTTAGATGATTTCACTTTAGTTTTTTCTGCCGTTTTCAGTTTCTGCTCATCTCTCATTCCCCCACGTTTCCTCGACAATGTATTGGTTAGCTGCAAGGAAATGAAAGGTGAAAGGATAAAAGCtattattaattttcaaagcAGATTGACGGACAGATAAACtccaaatacatacaaaaagaaaaattaccattttgtaaaatgtttttatcGATTTTAATCATCCCTGAATTGATATTAAAAACTCTCATACATATTTGACATACTTAGTTAGATACCATCTTTATCTTGCTGccacttttcacttttttgcAAGTGAAAACTTAGAGCAAATGGAAGACACTGAGTCGCTTGCCAAATCAAAGCCACTGACTCAACGTGTCACTCTCCAAGAGTTTCTCTCTAGCGCATTTTCAGCTTAAAGGATTTACATTGAATACTGTATGTTGATACTTCATATCAGTTTA is drawn from Drosophila willistoni isolate 14030-0811.24 chromosome 2R unlocalized genomic scaffold, UCI_dwil_1.1 Seg167, whole genome shotgun sequence and contains these coding sequences:
- the LOC124460315 gene encoding uncharacterized protein LOC124460315, which translates into the protein MAPRPRSVQASKEERRCSRGTESFRCRVCRGIHPLKRCRRFLRLNVEKRMRAVLANKYCANCLAHQHSGGSCLSGDKCRICEEDHHTLLHFHEQPRRRTPSSVVRRVTPESSRRRVAPTPASDPKLTLTTLLQHRNPHLMPTAMVRIETEGKTFDVKALVDPCSAVSSMATSLATAFKLTAVNIGAEKAVAAVIRSPISEGWRLEAILKVVDGLCCRTPSAPVDPQIAKKFEGIVLADETFYRPSSVSLVLGADVITEVMLEGSLPGVGGRPIAMRTVFGWTLSGACH